The proteins below are encoded in one region of Bacteroidales bacterium:
- the nadC gene encoding carboxylating nicotinate-nucleotide diphosphorylase, with protein MIDPDYLKAFIDSAFKEDIGDGDHTSLACIPHEQEGKAQLLVKQSGILAGVEVAQQIFRQFDPSLQVEIYIKDGTIVNPGDVAFVVKGTVISILQCERLVLNLMQHMSGIATQTRQYVEKIAGTSAKLLDTRKTTPGMRLLDKEAVHIGGGVNHRVGLFDMILIKDNHIDFAGGIENAIDRVHEYLKEKKKSLKIEIEARSLDDIERILRHNRVDRIMLDNFNTDTTKKAVKMIDGKYEIESSGNITLDNIRDYALCGVDYISVGALTHQVKGLDMSLKAID; from the coding sequence ATGATTGATCCAGACTATTTAAAAGCATTTATAGATAGTGCATTTAAGGAAGATATCGGAGACGGAGATCATACGTCTTTGGCTTGTATTCCTCACGAGCAAGAGGGTAAAGCTCAATTACTGGTCAAACAGTCCGGTATATTGGCAGGTGTTGAAGTAGCACAACAGATTTTTCGTCAATTCGATCCTTCTTTACAGGTAGAAATTTACATTAAAGATGGTACAATAGTAAATCCGGGTGATGTGGCTTTTGTTGTAAAAGGAACCGTTATCTCCATACTTCAGTGTGAACGCCTTGTGTTGAACCTAATGCAACATATGAGCGGAATAGCAACCCAAACACGGCAGTATGTCGAAAAAATAGCGGGTACGTCAGCAAAGTTGCTGGATACACGTAAGACTACTCCGGGTATGCGCTTATTAGATAAGGAAGCTGTCCATATAGGGGGTGGGGTTAATCATCGTGTCGGATTATTTGATATGATTCTGATAAAAGATAATCATATTGATTTTGCAGGAGGAATTGAAAATGCTATTGACCGGGTACATGAATATCTTAAAGAAAAAAAGAAGTCTTTAAAGATTGAAATCGAGGCCCGTAGCTTGGACGACATTGAACGAATTCTCAGGCATAATAGAGTGGATCGTATTATGTTGGATAACTTTAATACAGATACCACAAAAAAAGCGGTGAAAATGATCGATGGAAAATATGAGATCGAGTCTTCGGGGAACATTACATTGGACAACATTCGAGACTACGCACTCTGTGGGGTCGACTATATTTCAGTGGGCGCACTTACTCATCAGGTCAAGGGATTGGATATGAGTCTGAAAGCCATTGATTAA
- a CDS encoding DUF4783 domain-containing protein codes for MKCSKILIAGLFWTCVAFTQTQNKLPADIVRALETGNSKEISKHFYSSVELILTQSSGVYGKSQAEKILKNFFDTNGPNFKYKDKHGNGSKDDSQRNYIGDLTNDNGIRYRISIYMKNNQIHQLRLEIGEQEGL; via the coding sequence ATGAAGTGTAGTAAAATATTGATTGCAGGATTGTTTTGGACTTGTGTTGCATTTACGCAAACGCAGAATAAGTTACCCGCAGATATTGTGCGAGCTTTGGAAACTGGCAATTCGAAAGAAATAAGTAAGCATTTTTATTCTTCGGTGGAGTTAATACTTACGCAAAGTTCAGGGGTATATGGAAAATCACAGGCTGAAAAAATACTGAAGAATTTTTTTGATACTAATGGTCCTAACTTTAAATATAAGGACAAACACGGTAATGGATCTAAAGACGACTCACAACGTAACTATATCGGGGACTTAACCAACGATAACGGAATACGTTACAGGATATCCATATACATGAAAAATAATCAAATACACCAATTGAGATTAGAAATTGGTGAGCAGGAGGGCTTATGA
- a CDS encoding TrpB-like pyridoxal phosphate-dependent enzyme, producing MTKTKKFVLNESEIPTQWYNIMADMPNKPMPILNPGTKEALKPEDLFPIFAEELSKQELNQKDAWVDIPEEVREQYKIYRPTPLVRAYGLEKALDTPAHIYFKNESVSPVGSHKLNSALAQAYYCKEQGVTNITTETGAGQWGTALSFAAKVFGLELAVYMVKVSYEQKPYRRSLMQTWGAQVISSPSMSTKAGRKILTENPTYQGSLGTAISEAIELALQTPNCKYTLGSVLNHVALHQTVIGLEAEKQMGMAGEYPDIIIGCFGGGSNFSGISYPFMRHSFKNNGPKTRFIAAEPASCPKLTRGVFQYDFGDEAGYTPLLPMYTLGHNFAPAHIHAGGLRYHGAGTIVSQLMKDKLIEAVDINQLDSFKSGILFARTEGIVPAPESCHAIAAAINEALKAKEEGVQKNILFNLSGHGLVDMAAYDQYLAGDLTNYTLTDEDIAKNINELEKII from the coding sequence ATGACAAAGACTAAAAAGTTTGTGTTGAATGAATCGGAGATACCCACACAATGGTACAACATTATGGCGGATATGCCCAACAAACCGATGCCAATTCTGAATCCCGGAACCAAAGAAGCATTAAAGCCCGAAGATCTGTTTCCCATTTTTGCAGAAGAACTGTCAAAACAAGAACTGAATCAGAAAGATGCCTGGGTTGATATCCCTGAAGAAGTACGTGAACAATATAAGATCTATCGTCCTACTCCTTTAGTACGCGCTTATGGTTTGGAAAAAGCATTGGACACCCCCGCGCATATTTATTTCAAAAACGAAAGCGTGAGCCCGGTAGGATCGCATAAGCTAAATTCAGCTTTAGCACAGGCTTATTATTGTAAAGAACAAGGAGTGACCAATATCACTACAGAAACCGGAGCCGGACAATGGGGAACCGCTTTGTCATTTGCTGCAAAGGTATTTGGCCTGGAATTGGCTGTATATATGGTGAAAGTGAGTTACGAACAAAAACCTTATCGTCGCTCATTGATGCAAACCTGGGGGGCGCAAGTTATCTCGTCGCCTAGTATGTCTACCAAAGCCGGCCGAAAAATCCTGACCGAAAACCCCACCTATCAGGGAAGCCTGGGAACGGCTATTTCAGAAGCTATAGAACTCGCATTGCAGACACCCAATTGTAAATACACATTAGGTAGCGTACTGAATCATGTAGCTTTACACCAGACAGTAATCGGATTAGAAGCTGAAAAACAAATGGGAATGGCAGGAGAATACCCGGATATCATTATCGGGTGCTTTGGCGGCGGATCTAACTTTTCGGGAATATCTTACCCTTTCATGCGGCATAGTTTCAAAAACAACGGACCCAAAACCCGTTTCATTGCAGCTGAACCTGCATCCTGTCCGAAACTTACCCGTGGTGTATTCCAATATGATTTCGGAGATGAGGCTGGTTACACTCCACTATTACCCATGTATACATTAGGACATAATTTTGCTCCCGCCCATATTCATGCCGGAGGATTGCGTTACCACGGCGCAGGGACCATTGTCAGTCAACTGATGAAAGACAAATTGATAGAAGCCGTAGATATCAACCAGTTAGATTCTTTCAAATCGGGAATTCTTTTTGCCCGTACCGAAGGAATCGTACCTGCTCCTGAATCTTGCCATGCTATTGCAGCTGCCATCAACGAAGCACTTAAAGCAAAAGAAGAAGGAGTTCAAAAGAACATCCTTTTCAATCTTTCCGGACATGGGTTAGTTGATATGGCTGCCTATGACCAATATCTGGCAGGGGACTTAACCAACTATACCCTGACAGATGAAGACATCGCAAAAAACATCAATGAATTGGAAAAGATCATTTAA